One Legionella lansingensis genomic region harbors:
- a CDS encoding non-ribosomal peptide synthetase, with amino-acid sequence MENSATLHELFEIQAKQRPQHTAVIFGSLSLTYDQLNQKANQLAHYLREMGVKPDTTVALCMERSIELLIVILGILKAGGAYIPLDPSYPEERLLFILKEGVTPILITTSKWQEKLCCYEGQLLLFDEKKKLEKQKTHNLDPTVTPRHLAYVIYTSGSTGTPKGVMVEHRGIVNYSLWFANYCDCQAQQRIDFSSNPAFDFAVTTSIVPLVLGLTVIICEDKIKKDPRQYLKYLVRSKVNFIKLTPSYFKVLLYEAENGSVELPHLEKIMLAGESLSTVDCASWLAIYPSHILFNEYGPTETSVAVCLYRIDSRNISRLGANVPVGNLIPNSQSYILDANGIPVADGEVGELYLGGSCLARGYLNNPELTQQSFIKDPFSKDKDARLYKTGDLCRRLAKGEIEYVGRIDHQLKIRGYRVEPGEVEGRLAAHPDLKAAAVLAFEQKNKEKRLVAYYVLKEQNSAVSVGELRQYLKRYLPDYMVPTTFVRMESFPLNANEKLDRLALPAPQFTASQHYLPPNTSLEKMLAHVWLEELEIKPIGLNDDFFELGGHSLSAARMISKINYTLNKEVTLHDFYQTPTIAYLVTLIKKAKTIKKRQKSLTKALSEVTQLPLNDFQFLLWLTDTFEPRARKLTIFTRKRLKGHLNLAALTSAFAAVLKKHEALSYHVSKFRPVQYFKKHRSVEIIEENLQSLSEEKSEWVVENSLRELRTYHSWPKDEPQVIIRLFYLKNEVTELQLCLPHIISDDVSPEILLSDLSQFYLSASDIKVEKDIAYRQYIFDEQSHIQNHLNRDMAFWGEYLKDASLFAFPPEYIVKNMRELQLTYSTYTEIPEEDLNNFKRFCAHHHISILDGLCAVLLLALLHCCHESQTAFPFICINRVKSTREKQEYDKTIGCFLRLEPIKLALNKEATLAELCQQVHDSVIDTGPYQGCPNLVKLASIATFRQKKKMIKTYLVKWLTWLYTTVFRLKLSPKVLSLSGRLNSNKGNNFLININVQNSLLRNTKCRDKSTLFGFETENTRHDEYDLLQIDHLFDVCFLRMPDSDSPFLILSANLEPTFRERIAKEMLCIMSRGYVIPA; translated from the coding sequence ATGGAAAATTCAGCAACGCTCCATGAACTGTTTGAGATACAAGCCAAACAAAGGCCTCAGCATACAGCAGTTATTTTTGGGAGCTTATCCCTAACTTATGATCAGTTAAATCAGAAGGCAAATCAGCTGGCGCATTATTTGCGCGAAATGGGCGTAAAACCAGATACCACAGTTGCCTTATGTATGGAGCGATCAATCGAGCTTTTGATCGTTATTCTTGGAATTTTGAAAGCAGGAGGCGCCTATATCCCATTAGATCCCTCCTATCCCGAAGAGCGATTATTATTTATCTTAAAGGAAGGTGTTACTCCAATTCTAATCACAACGAGTAAGTGGCAAGAAAAACTTTGTTGTTATGAGGGGCAGTTATTACTATTTGATGAAAAGAAGAAACTAGAAAAACAAAAAACACATAATCTTGATCCTACAGTAACTCCTCGCCACTTAGCTTATGTCATTTATACCTCAGGCTCCACAGGCACGCCCAAGGGAGTTATGGTTGAACATAGGGGGATTGTCAACTATTCTCTCTGGTTCGCCAACTACTGTGATTGTCAAGCACAACAACGCATTGATTTTTCCTCCAATCCGGCCTTCGATTTTGCAGTGACAACATCCATCGTCCCGCTTGTATTAGGTTTAACTGTTATCATTTGTGAAGATAAGATAAAAAAAGACCCGCGGCAGTACCTAAAATACCTTGTGCGCAGCAAAGTCAATTTCATTAAACTAACGCCTAGCTATTTTAAGGTATTGTTATACGAAGCAGAGAATGGATCCGTTGAGCTGCCTCATTTAGAAAAAATCATGTTAGCTGGAGAAAGCTTATCTACGGTTGATTGTGCCTCTTGGTTGGCGATTTACCCATCACATATATTATTTAACGAATACGGACCTACCGAAACCAGTGTTGCGGTTTGTCTTTATCGCATTGATAGTAGAAATATTAGTCGTCTGGGAGCAAATGTTCCTGTTGGGAATCTCATTCCCAATAGTCAATCCTATATTCTTGACGCGAATGGTATCCCAGTAGCTGATGGCGAAGTTGGTGAGTTATATCTTGGGGGAAGTTGTTTGGCAAGAGGCTATTTGAACAACCCGGAGTTAACGCAGCAATCGTTCATTAAAGATCCTTTCAGTAAAGATAAGGATGCAAGATTGTATAAAACCGGAGACTTATGCCGGCGCCTTGCAAAGGGAGAAATTGAATATGTAGGCAGAATTGATCATCAATTAAAAATACGCGGCTACCGAGTAGAACCTGGTGAAGTTGAAGGTCGTTTGGCTGCGCATCCTGACCTAAAAGCCGCGGCAGTGCTTGCTTTTGAACAAAAGAATAAGGAAAAAAGACTGGTAGCCTATTATGTTCTTAAAGAGCAAAATAGTGCTGTGAGTGTCGGTGAGCTTCGCCAATATTTGAAGCGTTATTTGCCAGATTACATGGTACCAACCACTTTTGTAAGGATGGAGAGTTTTCCTTTAAATGCGAATGAAAAGTTAGATCGCCTTGCATTGCCTGCTCCTCAGTTTACTGCGAGTCAGCATTATTTGCCCCCCAATACCTCTTTGGAAAAAATGCTTGCACACGTTTGGCTAGAAGAGCTTGAGATAAAACCGATAGGACTTAACGATGATTTCTTTGAGCTAGGAGGACATTCTTTATCTGCAGCGCGAATGATTTCGAAAATAAATTATACATTAAACAAGGAAGTCACTTTACATGATTTTTATCAGACTCCAACGATTGCTTATCTGGTCACTCTCATTAAAAAAGCAAAGACCATAAAAAAACGTCAAAAATCTTTAACCAAAGCGTTAAGTGAGGTAACTCAGCTCCCTCTAAATGATTTTCAGTTCTTGTTATGGTTAACAGATACCTTTGAGCCAAGGGCAAGAAAATTAACTATTTTTACCAGAAAGCGTCTTAAGGGGCATCTTAATCTGGCTGCTTTGACATCAGCATTTGCAGCTGTATTAAAAAAACATGAGGCATTATCCTACCACGTAAGTAAATTTCGCCCTGTTCAATATTTTAAAAAACATCGATCAGTGGAAATTATTGAAGAAAATCTCCAATCTTTATCGGAGGAAAAAAGTGAGTGGGTTGTGGAGAACTCTCTTCGTGAGTTAAGAACGTATCATTCCTGGCCAAAAGATGAGCCCCAGGTCATCATTCGATTGTTTTATCTAAAGAATGAGGTCACAGAATTGCAATTATGCCTACCTCATATTATTTCCGATGATGTTTCCCCAGAAATACTATTATCGGATCTATCCCAATTTTATCTCTCAGCTAGTGATATCAAGGTGGAAAAAGACATCGCTTATAGACAGTATATATTTGACGAGCAATCTCATATTCAGAACCATTTAAATCGTGACATGGCTTTTTGGGGTGAGTATCTGAAGGATGCAAGCTTATTTGCTTTCCCACCGGAATATATCGTTAAAAACATGCGAGAGCTACAACTGACTTATTCAACCTACACGGAAATCCCGGAAGAAGACCTGAATAATTTCAAACGCTTCTGTGCACATCATCATATCAGTATCCTTGATGGTTTATGTGCGGTTCTCCTATTGGCTCTGCTTCATTGCTGTCATGAGTCTCAGACAGCCTTCCCGTTTATTTGCATAAACAGAGTAAAATCCACTCGTGAAAAACAAGAGTACGATAAAACCATTGGTTGCTTTCTCAGACTTGAGCCTATTAAATTGGCTCTTAACAAGGAGGCTACTTTAGCTGAGTTGTGTCAGCAGGTCCATGATTCTGTTATCGATACAGGTCCCTACCAAGGATGTCCAAATTTGGTGAAACTTGCGAGTATAGCTACGTTTCGGCAGAAAAAAAAGATGATTAAAACCTATTTAGTTAAATGGCTTACTTGGTTGTACACTACCGTATTCCGTTTAAAATTAAGCCCTAAAGTCCTTAGCCTAAGTGGGCGGTTAAATTCAAATAAGGGAAATAATTTTCTTATTAATATTAATGTTCAAAATAGTCTTCTGAGAAATACTAAGTGCAGGGATAAATCGACTCTTTTTGGATTTGAGACAGAAAATACAAGACATGATGAGTATGATTTATTGCAAATAGATCATTTATTTGATGTATGCTTTTTACGAATGCCTGACTCGGATAGCCCCTTTTTAATCCTATCTGCAAATTTGGAACCGACTTTTCGAGAAAGAATAGCTAAAGAAATGCTCTGCATAATGAGTAGGGGCTATGTCATTCCCGCGTAG
- a CDS encoding MMPL family transporter, with amino-acid sequence MKNPIFYNLGKVIYSLRWYIIVLWVLIILACVPFLPHIVSPFKTTGFIDESSESAKTEQYLNKTLEYNTNKFIIIYTSPKLLATNRLFIKKIKQSLEPLKAFPLKHEILLPSDNKKQISKDKHTAYVVVLVKGNEPLNSTTLDKFEKAIKKPANMTVEIGGESIFVRDVNKQTQEDLFKADLIAAPVAIITLIFVFGSIVAALLPIILGGGCALMILTTLFFIGHICTLSIFTLNIALLLGLCLSLDYSLFIVSRFRDELHHGNTIAEAIATTEATAGKAIFFSGLAVFVSLSALFLFPINILFSMAIGGLTAVVMAVATAIILLPAILSVLKNRINLLSLNFIKESKIYRFNVWHWIAEKVVRRPLLFFFPILIFLLLLGYPFLHAKFGVSDYKILPENSEHRDFFDTYAEKFNINALTPILVLIQTPHSYILSRKNLYNLYDLAKKLKADPEIDQINSIVTTDSKLTKKQYYTLYHLRKKLMSSNVKQLLATTTNYSFTVMSIISKHEINSPQTKELITSLHKMKVPSGMNVKLTGTPVINTEVLSSIARILPWAILWIIVFTYLILLILLRSVFLPIKAILMNLLSLCACYGALVLVFQDGYLSQLLNFEPQGMLDISLLVIIFCALFGFSMDYEVFLLTRIKEFYEANGVNNNSIVFGIEKSSRIITSAALIVIFICGSFLVADVLMVKAFGLGIAVAIFVDAFLIRTLLVPSTMALLKEWNWYLPKWLDRLLPKI; translated from the coding sequence ATGAAAAATCCTATTTTTTACAACTTAGGAAAAGTCATTTATTCACTACGATGGTACATCATCGTGTTATGGGTGCTTATTATCTTAGCTTGTGTACCCTTTCTCCCCCATATTGTAAGTCCGTTTAAGACAACTGGTTTCATCGACGAAAGTTCAGAAAGTGCGAAGACAGAACAGTATTTAAATAAAACATTGGAATACAATACCAATAAATTTATCATCATTTATACAAGTCCAAAGCTTCTGGCAACGAATCGCTTATTTATAAAAAAAATAAAGCAATCCTTAGAACCATTAAAAGCATTTCCACTCAAGCATGAAATTCTCCTTCCGTCCGATAATAAAAAGCAAATCTCGAAAGATAAACATACAGCCTATGTTGTTGTGCTAGTTAAGGGTAATGAACCACTTAACTCGACGACATTAGATAAGTTCGAGAAAGCAATTAAGAAACCAGCAAATATGACGGTTGAGATTGGAGGGGAATCGATTTTCGTGAGAGATGTCAATAAACAAACGCAAGAGGATCTTTTTAAAGCCGATCTTATTGCAGCACCAGTGGCCATCATTACGCTGATTTTTGTTTTTGGCTCCATCGTTGCCGCTTTACTGCCAATCATTTTGGGTGGAGGATGTGCATTAATGATCCTGACCACGCTCTTTTTTATAGGACATATATGCACCCTTTCGATTTTCACATTAAATATCGCTTTGCTGCTAGGACTTTGTCTGAGCCTAGATTACTCATTATTCATCGTAAGCCGATTCCGAGATGAATTGCATCATGGAAATACTATTGCTGAAGCCATAGCCACCACGGAAGCAACCGCAGGTAAAGCCATCTTTTTTAGTGGATTAGCCGTTTTTGTAAGTCTCAGTGCCTTATTCTTGTTTCCCATCAATATATTATTTTCTATGGCAATAGGCGGATTAACGGCTGTGGTGATGGCAGTAGCTACAGCCATTATTCTGTTGCCAGCTATCCTCTCTGTGCTTAAAAATCGCATAAACTTACTGTCATTGAACTTTATCAAAGAAAGCAAGATATATCGTTTTAATGTGTGGCATTGGATCGCCGAAAAAGTGGTTAGGCGCCCGCTGCTCTTTTTCTTCCCCATTCTTATCTTCTTGCTACTGCTTGGTTATCCGTTTTTACACGCCAAATTCGGTGTATCTGACTATAAGATCCTTCCTGAGAATTCAGAGCATAGAGATTTTTTTGATACGTATGCTGAAAAGTTTAATATCAATGCATTAACCCCTATTCTGGTTCTAATTCAAACTCCGCATAGCTATATTTTATCCAGGAAAAACCTTTACAATCTGTATGATTTAGCCAAGAAGCTTAAAGCAGACCCTGAGATTGATCAAATTAACAGTATCGTTACTACGGATTCCAAATTAACCAAAAAGCAATATTATACGTTGTATCATTTGCGCAAAAAATTGATGAGTAGCAATGTAAAGCAATTATTAGCCACGACCACAAATTACTCATTTACAGTAATGAGCATCATTAGTAAGCATGAAATAAATTCCCCACAAACCAAAGAGTTAATTACAAGCCTACACAAAATGAAAGTGCCCTCTGGAATGAATGTAAAGTTAACCGGAACCCCGGTGATCAATACGGAAGTGCTTAGCAGTATTGCTCGTATTCTCCCATGGGCTATTCTTTGGATTATTGTTTTCACCTATCTCATCTTATTAATTTTATTACGCTCGGTATTTTTGCCTATTAAAGCGATTTTAATGAATCTATTAAGTCTTTGTGCTTGTTATGGGGCATTGGTCTTGGTCTTTCAGGATGGATATTTGTCGCAGTTGCTTAACTTTGAGCCCCAAGGGATGCTTGATATTAGCTTGCTAGTTATCATTTTTTGTGCCTTGTTCGGATTTTCGATGGATTATGAAGTATTCTTGCTCACGCGGATAAAAGAGTTCTATGAAGCAAACGGCGTGAACAACAACAGTATTGTTTTTGGTATCGAAAAAAGTAGCCGTATCATTACAAGTGCGGCGCTTATAGTGATTTTTATTTGCGGCTCATTTTTGGTAGCAGATGTATTGATGGTCAAAGCCTTTGGCCTTGGAATTGCTGTAGCTATTTTTGTGGACGCTTTCTTAATACGTACACTCTTAGTGCCCTCAACAATGGCTCTTCTGAAAGAATGGAATTGGTATTTACCCAAATGGCTGGATAGACTTCTTCCCAAAATATAA
- a CDS encoding outer membrane beta-barrel protein yields MVIDKKLILLILLQLFCYSIACQAGSQGNAKSCHPFYIGVMGGYGSTTWTGLVPTEENQNLALSISTPIEVREGGGVWGVLAGYEFTPYFALEFNYLRYPDAEVSFDPVSLFSFMNNQETLRTKTETLDLKGKIMLVIPTTHLRLYSSAGAAGIHRNDILIDDWRLSPAFGVGLNYRFNEHFMGELGGNYTAGYGEAQLNPSDTYFPFLYSLVLRLAYRF; encoded by the coding sequence ATGGTAATTGATAAAAAATTAATTTTACTCATCTTGTTGCAATTATTTTGTTATTCCATTGCTTGTCAAGCAGGTTCACAAGGAAATGCTAAATCTTGCCATCCCTTTTATATCGGAGTTATGGGTGGTTATGGTTCCACTACCTGGACAGGATTAGTGCCAACAGAAGAAAATCAAAATCTGGCCTTAAGTATATCCACTCCTATTGAAGTGAGAGAAGGAGGTGGTGTTTGGGGAGTTTTAGCCGGGTATGAATTTACGCCTTATTTTGCGCTAGAATTTAATTATTTGCGCTACCCAGATGCGGAAGTTTCGTTTGATCCTGTAAGTTTGTTTAGTTTTATGAACAACCAGGAAACATTAAGAACCAAGACAGAAACCTTGGACTTAAAGGGAAAAATCATGTTGGTCATTCCAACCACTCATCTTAGGCTGTATTCCAGCGCCGGGGCAGCAGGAATTCATCGAAACGATATCCTAATCGATGATTGGCGATTAAGCCCAGCCTTTGGCGTTGGATTAAATTATCGTTTTAACGAACATTTTATGGGTGAACTCGGGGGAAATTACACCGCGGGTTATGGTGAAGCTCAATTAAATCCATCTGACACTTATTTCCCTTTTCTTTATTCGTTGGTTTTGCGCCTCGCCTATCGTTTTTAA
- a CDS encoding SDR family NAD(P)-dependent oxidoreductase translates to MDLKLTEKTAFVSGSTSGIGFSIALGLAKEGAKTYINGPSQTLVDQALHTIKKDKLKIYGISADLSTITGAQSVIEQLPKIDILINNLGIYEPQDFFSLKDEDWSRTIEINVMSGIRLSRHYLKTMLQKNWGRIIFISSESGIMIPKEMIHYGVTKTMQIALASGLAKLTKNSQVTVNSILAGPTRTPGIEKFISNLAKEWKIPKNQVEKEYFLKVRTGSLINRFALPEEVANLAVYLSSPLSSCTNGATLRGDGGIIKSII, encoded by the coding sequence ATGGATTTAAAACTTACGGAAAAAACAGCGTTTGTTAGCGGATCTACGTCAGGTATTGGCTTTTCAATTGCATTAGGATTAGCAAAGGAAGGAGCGAAAACCTATATAAATGGTCCAAGCCAAACCTTAGTGGATCAAGCCTTACATACTATTAAAAAAGATAAATTAAAAATTTATGGTATTTCGGCTGATCTATCCACAATTACAGGTGCTCAGTCCGTCATAGAACAACTTCCTAAAATAGATATCTTGATAAATAATCTTGGTATTTATGAGCCACAAGATTTTTTTTCCTTAAAAGATGAAGACTGGAGTAGGACAATTGAAATCAATGTAATGAGTGGCATACGATTGTCACGACATTATCTTAAAACCATGTTACAAAAAAATTGGGGACGCATTATTTTTATATCAAGCGAATCTGGAATAATGATTCCCAAAGAAATGATTCATTATGGAGTGACCAAAACAATGCAGATAGCACTTGCTAGTGGATTAGCAAAATTAACAAAAAACTCTCAAGTAACTGTTAATTCCATTCTAGCGGGTCCGACAAGAACGCCGGGTATTGAAAAATTTATTTCTAATCTAGCAAAAGAATGGAAAATACCCAAAAATCAGGTAGAAAAAGAGTATTTCTTAAAAGTAAGGACAGGATCATTGATTAATCGGTTCGCTTTACCTGAAGAAGTTGCTAATTTAGCGGTATATTTATCTAGTCCACTCTCGTCTTGCACAAATGGAGCAACTCTGCGCGGAGATGGAGGAATTATAAAATCTATCATTTAA
- the ankJ gene encoding Dot/Icm T4SS effector AnkJ/LegA11, protein MELALYLLNQAVSKGEYETVKGILIANPELINQYTPPTYESPLAIVLNKKHIDYNMLEILVAHQVTFDYPVNHHHELPFELACKNLDVKLCQFLLAHHALISERASHFLLMHSTDIRYLTENKIKNACEIIKLMGGLQAVSSNKDSEGKSFKEQARKSQLINRFGGVLKYDYMQLLEAIYPIVDSPNNVVADVADNHSTQFKNLISTIEDKYAAKEAYDRDNLKDSIHLFFMTGGELPPLRRVTDPNINNNGPSF, encoded by the coding sequence ATGGAACTAGCACTGTATCTATTGAACCAAGCGGTATCGAAAGGTGAGTATGAAACTGTCAAAGGAATATTGATTGCAAATCCGGAACTCATAAATCAATACACACCACCAACTTATGAATCTCCTCTTGCAATCGTTTTAAATAAAAAACATATTGACTACAACATGCTGGAGATTTTGGTTGCTCACCAAGTTACATTTGATTATCCAGTTAATCATCACCACGAATTGCCTTTTGAATTGGCCTGCAAAAATCTAGACGTCAAATTATGCCAATTTCTGCTGGCTCACCATGCTCTTATTTCAGAGCGGGCATCACATTTTCTCTTAATGCATAGCACGGATATTAGATACCTGACCGAAAATAAAATTAAAAATGCATGTGAAATTATTAAATTAATGGGTGGTTTACAAGCAGTCTCTTCTAATAAAGATAGTGAAGGCAAAAGCTTTAAAGAGCAAGCAAGGAAATCACAGTTAATCAATCGATTCGGTGGCGTATTGAAGTATGATTACATGCAATTGCTGGAGGCAATCTATCCTATTGTAGATAGCCCCAATAATGTCGTCGCAGATGTCGCAGATAATCACAGTACCCAATTTAAGAACCTGATCAGCACAATTGAGGACAAATATGCTGCAAAAGAGGCGTATGATCGCGATAATTTAAAAGACTCAATCCATCTTTTCTTTATGACTGGTGGCGAATTACCTCCTTTAAGAAGAGTAACCGATCCTAACATTAATAATAATGGCCCAAGTTTCTAA